The Glycine soja cultivar W05 chromosome 8, ASM419377v2, whole genome shotgun sequence genome has a window encoding:
- the LOC114422767 gene encoding F-box/kelch-repeat protein At5g15710-like isoform X2 encodes MDCVGHSSESRSGVCVAQSVENGGFGGGGRCCKQASPPRSGGSRNTSPMSRAGSRNTSPSRQKVVKTKPRGLDEETLATFGKVVHADIQMEDNIWAMLPEDLLHEILARVPPFLIFRLRLVCKRWNSLLQDSSFLKFHSSVPSHGPCLLTFWKNMQTPQCSVFSLPLKAWYRIPFTFLPPWAFWLVGSSGGLVCFSGHDGLTFKTLVCNPLTQTWRALPSMHYNQQRQLVLVVDRVDRSFKVIATSDIYGDKSLPTEVYDSKIDSWTVHQIMPAVNLCSSKMAYCDSRLYLETLSPLGLMMYRLDTGHWEHIPAKFPRSLLDGYLVAGTQKRLFLVGRIGLYSTLQSMRIWELDHNKITWVEISRMPPKYFRALLRLSAERFECFGQDNLICFTSWNQGKGLLYDVDKKIWSWIGGCALQSYNNQVCFYEPSKISYSQAVMNSMPDCECWFSSVDRFL; translated from the exons ATGGATTGTGTAGGGCATTCTTCTGAATCAAGGTCTGGAGTTTGTGTTGCCCAATCAGTAGAAAATGGAGGTTTTGGTGGAGGTGGGAGGTGCTGTAAGCAAGCTTCCCCTCCAAGGAGTGGTGGGTCTAGAAATACTAGTCCGATGAGCCGGGCCGGGTCCAGGAACACGAGCCCTTCACGGCAGAAGGTTGTTAAGACCAAGCCTAGGGGTTTGGATGAGGAAACACTTGCCACATTTGGTAAGGTAGTGCATGCTGATATTCAGATGGAGGATAATATATGGGCAATGTTGCCTGAGGACTTGTTGCATGAGATCTTAGCTAGAGTTCCCCCGTTTCTGATTTTCCGGCTTCGATTGGTTTGCAAACGGTGGAATTCGCTGCTACAGGATAGCAGTTTTCTCAAATTCCATTCCAGTGTCCCATCACATGGGCCGTGTCTCCTTACGTTTTGGAAGAACATGCAGACCCCCCAGTGTTCAGTCTTCAGCTTGCCACTGAAAGCTTGGTATAGAATACCTTTCACTTTTTTGCCACCGTGGGCATTCTGGTTGGTTGGCTCTTCTGGTGGGCTTGTTTGCTTTTCTGGGCATGATGGGCTAACGTTTAAGACCTTGGTGTGTAATCCCCTAACTCAAACTTGGAGGGCATTGCCTAGTATGCATTACAATCAACAAAGGCAACTGGTATTGGTTGTTGATCGGGTGGATCGGTCGTTTAAAGTGATAGCCACTAGTGATATTTACGGTGACAAGTCATTGCCAACTGAAGTTTATGACTCAAAGATAGACAGCTGGACAGTTCATCAGATTATGCCGGCGGTTAATCTCTGCTCTTCAAAAATGGCATATTGTGACTCCAGATTGTACTTGGAAACCCTTTCACCACTTGGTTTGATGATGTATAGACTAGACACAGGTCATTGGGAACATATTCCGGCTAAGTTCCCTCGATCTTTGTTGGATGGTTATTTGGTTGCTGGTACCCAGAAGCGTCTTTTTCTTGTTGGAAGGATTGGCCTTTATAGTACTCTACAGAGTATGAGAATTTGGGAATTGGATCATAACAAAATTACATGGGTGGAGATCAGTAGGATGCCCCCAAAGTATTTCCGTGCTTTATTGAGATTATCAGCGGAGAGATTTGAATGCTTCGGGCAGGATAATTTAATCTGCTTCACCTCTTGGAACCAAGGGAAGGGCCTTCTATATGACGTGGATAAAAAGATCTGGTCATGGATTGGTGGGTGTGCTCTGCAGTCATACAACAATCAAGTTTGTTTCTATGAGCCAAG TAAAATATCTTACTCACAAGCTGTAATGAACAGCATGCCTGACTGTGAATGCTGGTTCAGTTCCGTAGACAGATTTTTGTGA
- the LOC114422767 gene encoding F-box/kelch-repeat protein At5g15710-like isoform X3 encodes MLPKSEELEDMDCVGHSSESRSGVCVAQSVENGGFGGGGRCCKQASPPRSGGSRNTSPMSRAGSRNTSPSRQKVVKTKPRGLDEETLATFGKVVHADIQMEDNIWAMLPEDLLHEILARVPPFLIFRLRLVCKRWNSLLQDSSFLKFHSSVPSHGPCLLTFWKNMQTPQCSVFSLPLKAWYRIPFTFLPPWAFWLVGSSGGLVCFSGHDGLTFKTLVCNPLTQTWRALPSMHYNQQRQLVLVVDRVDRSFKVIATSDIYGDKSLPTEVYDSKIDSWTVHQIMPAVNLCSSKMAYCDSRLYLETLSPLGLMMYRLDTGHWEHIPAKFPRSLLDGYLVAGTQKRLFLVGRIGLYSTLQSMRIWELDHNKITWVEISRMPPKYFRALLRLSAERFECFGQDNLICFTSWNQGKGLLYDVDKKIWSWIGGCALQSYNNQVCFYEPRFDASIY; translated from the exons ATGCTTCCAAAATCCGAG GAATTAGAGGACATGGATTGTGTAGGGCATTCTTCTGAATCAAGGTCTGGAGTTTGTGTTGCCCAATCAGTAGAAAATGGAGGTTTTGGTGGAGGTGGGAGGTGCTGTAAGCAAGCTTCCCCTCCAAGGAGTGGTGGGTCTAGAAATACTAGTCCGATGAGCCGGGCCGGGTCCAGGAACACGAGCCCTTCACGGCAGAAGGTTGTTAAGACCAAGCCTAGGGGTTTGGATGAGGAAACACTTGCCACATTTGGTAAGGTAGTGCATGCTGATATTCAGATGGAGGATAATATATGGGCAATGTTGCCTGAGGACTTGTTGCATGAGATCTTAGCTAGAGTTCCCCCGTTTCTGATTTTCCGGCTTCGATTGGTTTGCAAACGGTGGAATTCGCTGCTACAGGATAGCAGTTTTCTCAAATTCCATTCCAGTGTCCCATCACATGGGCCGTGTCTCCTTACGTTTTGGAAGAACATGCAGACCCCCCAGTGTTCAGTCTTCAGCTTGCCACTGAAAGCTTGGTATAGAATACCTTTCACTTTTTTGCCACCGTGGGCATTCTGGTTGGTTGGCTCTTCTGGTGGGCTTGTTTGCTTTTCTGGGCATGATGGGCTAACGTTTAAGACCTTGGTGTGTAATCCCCTAACTCAAACTTGGAGGGCATTGCCTAGTATGCATTACAATCAACAAAGGCAACTGGTATTGGTTGTTGATCGGGTGGATCGGTCGTTTAAAGTGATAGCCACTAGTGATATTTACGGTGACAAGTCATTGCCAACTGAAGTTTATGACTCAAAGATAGACAGCTGGACAGTTCATCAGATTATGCCGGCGGTTAATCTCTGCTCTTCAAAAATGGCATATTGTGACTCCAGATTGTACTTGGAAACCCTTTCACCACTTGGTTTGATGATGTATAGACTAGACACAGGTCATTGGGAACATATTCCGGCTAAGTTCCCTCGATCTTTGTTGGATGGTTATTTGGTTGCTGGTACCCAGAAGCGTCTTTTTCTTGTTGGAAGGATTGGCCTTTATAGTACTCTACAGAGTATGAGAATTTGGGAATTGGATCATAACAAAATTACATGGGTGGAGATCAGTAGGATGCCCCCAAAGTATTTCCGTGCTTTATTGAGATTATCAGCGGAGAGATTTGAATGCTTCGGGCAGGATAATTTAATCTGCTTCACCTCTTGGAACCAAGGGAAGGGCCTTCTATATGACGTGGATAAAAAGATCTGGTCATGGATTGGTGGGTGTGCTCTGCAGTCATACAACAATCAAGTTTGTTTCTATGAGCCAAGGTTTGATGCTTCTATCTACTAA
- the LOC114424033 gene encoding uncharacterized protein LOC114424033 — translation MSIMARSPDKIKSIDGSKETLKISVRISDLWFITYYSLFSSLCCNLNAIQGDEIHAYRVCDHQFKLVFIGVTVVRECVLGDIPFRKYRFTGFADVVAGQFERGLLVDIIGVVEEVVFQQVSGKGRRVVFKLKNLSQQLLSCTLWDDYCLQFLKFLDDYEGDGPITVLLSHCRIKEAQGSYPASINNSFKASKLAELGIEARSGFKSHGEGSTQLSGSIQLSSKESFFGKAEAKTIADINTISEIMILYRF, via the exons atGAG tatTATGGCACGTTCTCCAGACAAGATAAAGAGCATCGATggctcaaaagaaactcttaaaATTAGTGTGAGGATCAGTGATCTATG GTTTATTACTTATTACTCATTGTTCAGTTCATTGTGTTGTAACCTTAATGCAATCCAGGGTGATGAGATCCACGCT TACAGAGTGTGTGATCATCAATTTAAATTGGTGTTTATTGGGGTTACTGTTGTGAGGGAGTGTGTTCTAGGGGACATCCCTTTTAGAAAATACAGGTTTACTGGATTTGCAGATGTTGTGGCTGGCCAGTTTGAACGTGGACTATTGGTTG ATATTATTGGTGTGGTGGAGGAGGTTGTCTTTCAGCAAGTTTCAGGAAAAGGTAGAAGGGTAGTCTTCAAACTAAAGAACTTGAG CCAGCAATTGCTATCTTGCACTTTGTGGGATGATTATTGCTTGCAGTTTTTGAAGTTCTTAGATGATTATGAAGGTGATGGCCCAATTACAGTTCTATTGAGCCATTGTAGGATCAAGGAAGCGCAGG gaTCTTATCCCGCATCGATCAACAATTCTTTCAAGGCTTCAAA GCTTGCAGAGTTGGGCATTGAGGCCCGGTCAGGTTTTAAATCCCATGGTGAAGGGAGTACACAACTTTCAGGTTCTATCCAATTATCATCAAAAGAATCATTCTTTGGCAAGGCTGAGGCAAAGACTATTGCTGACATTAACACCATCTCTGAAATAATGATCTTATATAGATTTTAA
- the LOC114422767 gene encoding F-box/kelch-repeat protein At5g15710-like isoform X1: MLPKSEELEDMDCVGHSSESRSGVCVAQSVENGGFGGGGRCCKQASPPRSGGSRNTSPMSRAGSRNTSPSRQKVVKTKPRGLDEETLATFGKVVHADIQMEDNIWAMLPEDLLHEILARVPPFLIFRLRLVCKRWNSLLQDSSFLKFHSSVPSHGPCLLTFWKNMQTPQCSVFSLPLKAWYRIPFTFLPPWAFWLVGSSGGLVCFSGHDGLTFKTLVCNPLTQTWRALPSMHYNQQRQLVLVVDRVDRSFKVIATSDIYGDKSLPTEVYDSKIDSWTVHQIMPAVNLCSSKMAYCDSRLYLETLSPLGLMMYRLDTGHWEHIPAKFPRSLLDGYLVAGTQKRLFLVGRIGLYSTLQSMRIWELDHNKITWVEISRMPPKYFRALLRLSAERFECFGQDNLICFTSWNQGKGLLYDVDKKIWSWIGGCALQSYNNQVCFYEPSKISYSQAVMNSMPDCECWFSSVDRFL; encoded by the exons ATGCTTCCAAAATCCGAG GAATTAGAGGACATGGATTGTGTAGGGCATTCTTCTGAATCAAGGTCTGGAGTTTGTGTTGCCCAATCAGTAGAAAATGGAGGTTTTGGTGGAGGTGGGAGGTGCTGTAAGCAAGCTTCCCCTCCAAGGAGTGGTGGGTCTAGAAATACTAGTCCGATGAGCCGGGCCGGGTCCAGGAACACGAGCCCTTCACGGCAGAAGGTTGTTAAGACCAAGCCTAGGGGTTTGGATGAGGAAACACTTGCCACATTTGGTAAGGTAGTGCATGCTGATATTCAGATGGAGGATAATATATGGGCAATGTTGCCTGAGGACTTGTTGCATGAGATCTTAGCTAGAGTTCCCCCGTTTCTGATTTTCCGGCTTCGATTGGTTTGCAAACGGTGGAATTCGCTGCTACAGGATAGCAGTTTTCTCAAATTCCATTCCAGTGTCCCATCACATGGGCCGTGTCTCCTTACGTTTTGGAAGAACATGCAGACCCCCCAGTGTTCAGTCTTCAGCTTGCCACTGAAAGCTTGGTATAGAATACCTTTCACTTTTTTGCCACCGTGGGCATTCTGGTTGGTTGGCTCTTCTGGTGGGCTTGTTTGCTTTTCTGGGCATGATGGGCTAACGTTTAAGACCTTGGTGTGTAATCCCCTAACTCAAACTTGGAGGGCATTGCCTAGTATGCATTACAATCAACAAAGGCAACTGGTATTGGTTGTTGATCGGGTGGATCGGTCGTTTAAAGTGATAGCCACTAGTGATATTTACGGTGACAAGTCATTGCCAACTGAAGTTTATGACTCAAAGATAGACAGCTGGACAGTTCATCAGATTATGCCGGCGGTTAATCTCTGCTCTTCAAAAATGGCATATTGTGACTCCAGATTGTACTTGGAAACCCTTTCACCACTTGGTTTGATGATGTATAGACTAGACACAGGTCATTGGGAACATATTCCGGCTAAGTTCCCTCGATCTTTGTTGGATGGTTATTTGGTTGCTGGTACCCAGAAGCGTCTTTTTCTTGTTGGAAGGATTGGCCTTTATAGTACTCTACAGAGTATGAGAATTTGGGAATTGGATCATAACAAAATTACATGGGTGGAGATCAGTAGGATGCCCCCAAAGTATTTCCGTGCTTTATTGAGATTATCAGCGGAGAGATTTGAATGCTTCGGGCAGGATAATTTAATCTGCTTCACCTCTTGGAACCAAGGGAAGGGCCTTCTATATGACGTGGATAAAAAGATCTGGTCATGGATTGGTGGGTGTGCTCTGCAGTCATACAACAATCAAGTTTGTTTCTATGAGCCAAG TAAAATATCTTACTCACAAGCTGTAATGAACAGCATGCCTGACTGTGAATGCTGGTTCAGTTCCGTAGACAGATTTTTGTGA
- the LOC114422768 gene encoding alpha/beta hydrolase domain-containing protein 17C-like: MGAVTSSMAAKFAFFPPNPPSYGVGADDVTGKLKMTGVATRENVDVLKLCTRRGNSVVAMYIRNPSASLTMLYSHGNAADLGQLYDLFSQLSLHLRLNLLCYDYSGYGQSSGKPSEQNTYADIEAAYKCLVEMYGAKEEDIILYGQSVGSGPTTDLATRLPNLRAVILHSPILSGLRVIYPVKKTYWFDIYKNIDKIPLVNCPVLVIHGTADDVVDYSHGKQLWEHCKQKYEPLWIKGGNHCNLELYPQYIKHLKKFITAIETSSHKKTGSGPVPDQLDRPRNSTDFREKPRLSMDLRETLRRSIDFKEKPRTSTDHKEKSRAGPDKKDKSRKSVDRSEKACNGAEIPEKARNSIDRFGDMVRSVGLCNIGCFRPSATHAKR; encoded by the exons atgGGGGCGGTGACGTCGTCTATGGCGGCCAAGTTCGCTTTCTTCCCCCCCAATCCGCCGTCGTACGGAGTGGGTGCGGATGACGTCACGGGGAAGCTGAAGATGACGGGGGTGGCCACTAGGGAAAACGTCGACGTATTGAAGCTTTGCACGAGACGAGGGAACAGCGTGGTGGCCATGTACATTAGAAACCCTTCCGCGTCGTTGACCATGCTCTATTCCCACGGCAACGCCGCCGATCTGGGTCAGCTCTACGACTTGTTCTCCCAACTCAGTCTCCACCTCCGACTCAATCTCCTATG ttATGACTATTCTGGGTATGGCCAGTCTTCTGGGAAG CCTAGTGAGCAGAACACGTATGCAGACATAGAAGCTGCTTATAAATGCCTGGTAGAAATGTATGGGGCGAAAGAGGAAGACATTATTCTGTATGGCCAATCTGTCGGTAGTGGACCCACTACAGATTTGGCTACTCGTTTACCAAACCTTAGGGCTGTCATTCTCCACAGTCCCATCTTATCTGGTCTTCGAGTCATTTATCCTGTCAAGAAGACATACTGGTTTGACATTTATAAG AACATTGATAAAATTCCCTTGGTCAATTGTCCAGTTCTGGTAATTCAT GGAACAGCTGATGATGTAGTAGATTACTCCCACGGGAAGCAACTTTGGGAACATTGCAAACAAAAGTATGAACCCCTATGGATTAAAGGAGGAAATCATTGTAACCTGGAGCTTTACCCTCAATACATAAAGCACCTCAAGAAATTTATCACAGCTATTGAGACGTCATCGCATAAAAAAACTGGATCTGGACCTGTTCCTGATCAACTGGACAGACCAAGGAATAGCACAGATTTTAGAGAGAAACCTAGACTCAGCATGGATCTAAGGGAGACTTTGAGACGAAGTATTGACTTCAAAGAAAAGCCTAGGACAAGCACAGACCATAAAGAAAAGTCAAGAGCTGGCCCAGATAAGAAAGATAAATCAAGAAAGAGTGTAGATCGCTCTGAGAAAGCATGCAATGGAGCAGAAATTCCTGAGAAAGCTAGAAATAGCATTGACCG TTTTGGGGACATGGTGAGATCAGTTGGATTGTGCAATATTGGTTGTTTCAGGCCCAGTGCAACTCATGCAAAAAGATGA
- the LOC114422767 gene encoding F-box/kelch-repeat protein At5g15710-like isoform X4, which produces MSRAGSRNTSPSRQKVVKTKPRGLDEETLATFGKVVHADIQMEDNIWAMLPEDLLHEILARVPPFLIFRLRLVCKRWNSLLQDSSFLKFHSSVPSHGPCLLTFWKNMQTPQCSVFSLPLKAWYRIPFTFLPPWAFWLVGSSGGLVCFSGHDGLTFKTLVCNPLTQTWRALPSMHYNQQRQLVLVVDRVDRSFKVIATSDIYGDKSLPTEVYDSKIDSWTVHQIMPAVNLCSSKMAYCDSRLYLETLSPLGLMMYRLDTGHWEHIPAKFPRSLLDGYLVAGTQKRLFLVGRIGLYSTLQSMRIWELDHNKITWVEISRMPPKYFRALLRLSAERFECFGQDNLICFTSWNQGKGLLYDVDKKIWSWIGGCALQSYNNQVCFYEPSKISYSQAVMNSMPDCECWFSSVDRFL; this is translated from the exons ATGAGCCGGGCCGGGTCCAGGAACACGAGCCCTTCACGGCAGAAGGTTGTTAAGACCAAGCCTAGGGGTTTGGATGAGGAAACACTTGCCACATTTGGTAAGGTAGTGCATGCTGATATTCAGATGGAGGATAATATATGGGCAATGTTGCCTGAGGACTTGTTGCATGAGATCTTAGCTAGAGTTCCCCCGTTTCTGATTTTCCGGCTTCGATTGGTTTGCAAACGGTGGAATTCGCTGCTACAGGATAGCAGTTTTCTCAAATTCCATTCCAGTGTCCCATCACATGGGCCGTGTCTCCTTACGTTTTGGAAGAACATGCAGACCCCCCAGTGTTCAGTCTTCAGCTTGCCACTGAAAGCTTGGTATAGAATACCTTTCACTTTTTTGCCACCGTGGGCATTCTGGTTGGTTGGCTCTTCTGGTGGGCTTGTTTGCTTTTCTGGGCATGATGGGCTAACGTTTAAGACCTTGGTGTGTAATCCCCTAACTCAAACTTGGAGGGCATTGCCTAGTATGCATTACAATCAACAAAGGCAACTGGTATTGGTTGTTGATCGGGTGGATCGGTCGTTTAAAGTGATAGCCACTAGTGATATTTACGGTGACAAGTCATTGCCAACTGAAGTTTATGACTCAAAGATAGACAGCTGGACAGTTCATCAGATTATGCCGGCGGTTAATCTCTGCTCTTCAAAAATGGCATATTGTGACTCCAGATTGTACTTGGAAACCCTTTCACCACTTGGTTTGATGATGTATAGACTAGACACAGGTCATTGGGAACATATTCCGGCTAAGTTCCCTCGATCTTTGTTGGATGGTTATTTGGTTGCTGGTACCCAGAAGCGTCTTTTTCTTGTTGGAAGGATTGGCCTTTATAGTACTCTACAGAGTATGAGAATTTGGGAATTGGATCATAACAAAATTACATGGGTGGAGATCAGTAGGATGCCCCCAAAGTATTTCCGTGCTTTATTGAGATTATCAGCGGAGAGATTTGAATGCTTCGGGCAGGATAATTTAATCTGCTTCACCTCTTGGAACCAAGGGAAGGGCCTTCTATATGACGTGGATAAAAAGATCTGGTCATGGATTGGTGGGTGTGCTCTGCAGTCATACAACAATCAAGTTTGTTTCTATGAGCCAAG TAAAATATCTTACTCACAAGCTGTAATGAACAGCATGCCTGACTGTGAATGCTGGTTCAGTTCCGTAGACAGATTTTTGTGA